DNA sequence from the Bradyrhizobium sp. CIAT3101 genome:
TCGGCACCTTCGTGATGGTCGCGCTCGGCGGCGGCGCGCTGTTCGCCGGCGTCACCTATTTCCGCCTCTGGGGCTATTTGTGGCGCGAGTGGTTCACCACCGTCGACCACAAGCGCATCGGCATCATGTACATGATCCTCGGCATCGTGATGCTGCTGCGCGGCTTCGCCGACGCGCTGATGATGCGCGCGCAACAGGCGCTCGCGTTCAACGGTTCCGAAGGCTTCCTTCCGGCCCATCACTACGACCAGGTCTTCACCGCCCACGGCGTGATCATGATCTTCTTCGTGGCGATGCCGCTGGTCACCGGCCTGATGAACTACGTGGTGCCGCTGCAGATCGGCGCGCGCGACGTGTCGTTCCCGTTCCTGAACAATTTCAGCTTCTGGATGACGGTCGGCGGCGCGGTGCTGGTGATGGCCTCGCTGTTCATCGGCGAATTCGCCCGCACCGGCTGGCTGGCTTATCCGCCGCTGTCGAACATCGGCTACAGTCCTGATGTCGGCGTCGACTATTACATCTGGGCGCTGCAGGTCGCCGGCGTCGGAACGACCTTGTCCGGCATCAACCTGATCTGCACCATCGTCAAGCTGCGCTGCCCCGGCATGACCATGATGAAGATGCCGGTTTTCACCTGGACCGCGCTCTGCACCAACATCCTGATCGTCGCCTCCTTCCCCGTCCTGACCGTCGTGCTCGCGCTGCTCTCGCTCGATCGCTACGTCGGCACCAACTTCTTCACGAACGATTTCGGCGGCAGCCCGATGATGTACGTGAACCTGATCTGGATCTGGGGCCATCCCGAGGTCTACATCCTGGTTCTCCCCGCCTTCGGCATCTTCTCGGAAGTGACCTCGACCTTCTCCGGCAAGCGGCTGTTCGGCTACACCTCGATGGTCTACGCCACGGTGGTCATCACCATCCTGTCGTACCTGGTCTGGCTGCACCACTTCTTCACGATGGGCTCGGGCGCCAGCGTCAACTCGTTCTTCGGCATCACCACGATGATCATCTCGATCCCGACGGGCGCGAAGATGTTCAACTGGCTGTTCACGATGTATCGCGGCCGCATCCGCTTCGAACTGCCAATGCTGTGGACGATCGCCTTCATGCTCACCTTCGTGCTCGGCGGCATGACCGGCGTGCTGCTCGCAGTGCCGCCGGCCGACTTCGTCCTGCACAACAGCCTGTTCCTGATCGCGCATTTCCACAACGTGATCATCGGCGGCGTGGTGTTCGGCGCGTTCGCCGGCATCAACTACTGGTTCCCGAAGGCGTTCGGCTTCAGGCTCGATCCGTTCTGGGGCAAGCTGTCGTTCTGGTTCTGGGTCACGGGCTTCTACATGGCCTTCATGCCGCTCTACGTGCTCGGCTTGATGGGCGTGACCCGCCGCCTCCGCGTGTTCGACGATCCCTCGCTCCAGATCTGGTTCGTCATCGCCGCGATCGGCGCCGGCCTCGTCGCGCTCGGCATCGGGTGCATGCTGATCCAGTTCGCGGTCTCCTTCCTCAAGCGCGAGCAGCTCAAGGACGTCACCGGTGACCCCTGGGATGCACGTACGCTGGAATGGGCGACCTCTTCGCCGCCACCGGACTACAACTTCGCCTTCACCCCCGTTGTTCACGACAATGACGCGTGGTGGGACATGAAGAAGCGCGGCTATCAGCGTCCGCTCACCGGGTTCAAGCCGATCCATATGCCCAGCAGCACCGGCACCGGCGTGATCCTCGCCGGCTTTGCCACCGCGATGGGCTTCGGTCTGATCTGGTACATGTGGTGGCTGGCGGCTGCGAGCTTCATCGCGATGCTCGCCGTCGGGATCGGTCACACCTTCAACTATCACCGCGACTTCGACATTCCGGCTGACGACGTCATCCGGACCGAGGACGCGCGCACCAAGCTGCTCGCCGGAGTCAAGTAAATGACTGTCGCTATCAATCCGTCACAAACCGGCGAGCCGGTCTTCTATCTTGCCGACGAACACCCGCATCCGGAAGGCTACAGCACCTCGCTCGGCTTCTGGATCTACCTGATGAGCGACTGCCTCATCTTCGCGATGCTGTTCGCCGCCTTCGGCGTGCTCGGCGCCAACTACGCCGCCGGACCCGCGCCGAAGGACCTGTTCGACCTCAACCTGGTTGCAGTGAACACCTCGATGCTGCTGCTGTCGTCGATCACCTATGGTTTTGCGATGCTGACGATGCAGCAGAACAAGGTCGGCCAGACCCAGATGTGGCTGGCGATCACCGGCCTGTTCGGTGTCGCCTTCATCAGCATCGAGCTCACCGAGTTCGCCCACATGATCCACGAGGGCGCGACGCCTCAGCGCAGCGCCTTCCTGTCCTCCTTCTTCACCCTGGTCGGCACCCACGGCCTGCACGTCTCCTGCGGCCTGATCTGGCTGGTGACCCTGATGGTGCAGGTCTGGCGTTTCGGCCTGATCGAGGCCAACCGCCGCCGCCTGATGTGCCTGTCGATGTTCTGGCACTTCCTCGACGTGGTCTGGATCGGCGTCTTCACCTTCGTCTATCTCCTGGGAGTTCTGCGATGAACACCGACACCCACGCCGCCCACGCGGGCGACCATCACCACGATACCGGCCACGCCCACAGCACGTTCTCGGGCTACATGCTCGGCTTCGTGCTCTCGGTGGTGCTCACCGCGATCCCGTTCTGGCTGGTGATGAGCGGCACGCTGCCGAGCAAGCAGATCACCGCGCTGGTCATCATGGCGTTCGCGGTCGTCCAGATCGTCGTGCACATGATCTACTTCCTGCACATGAGCCCGAAGTCCGAGAACGGCTGGAGCATGATGGCGCTGATCTTCACCATCGTGATGGTGGTGATCGCGCTGTCCGGTTCGCTGTGGGTGATGAACCACCTCAACAGCAACATGATGCCGATCCACGAGATGACGGGAATGAAGTGAGCGATCTCGTGAGCCCCGAGGACAACGACGTGCGCGGCCCCGCAAAGGCTGCGCGCCCGTCCCTGTGGCTCACGGCTCTCTCGCTCACGGCTTTCGTCGTTCTGATCGCCCTCGGGGTCTGGCAGGTCGAGCGCCGCGCCTGGAAGCTCGCGCTGATCGACCGCGTCGAGCAGCGCGTTCATGCCGCGGCCCAGCCGATCCCCGCGCGCGCGGCTTGGCCGGCGATCACCGCCGCAGGCGACGAATACCGGCATGTCAGCGTGTCCGGCCGCTTCCTGCACGACCGCGAGACCCTGGTTCAGGCCGTCACCGAGGAAGGCCCCGGCTATTGGGTGCTGACGCCGCTCCAGCGCAGCGACGGCACGCTTGTCCTGATCAATCGCGGCTTCGTGCCGTCCGAGCGGCGCGACCCATCGACGCGTCAGGCCGGCAATCCCGACGGCCAGATCGAGGTCACCGGGCTGCTGCGCATCACCGAGCCGAAAGGCGGCTTCCTCCGGGACAACGTACCCCAGCACAACCGCTGGTATTCGCGCGATGTCGCCGCGATTGCGGCCGCGCGCGACCTGACGAACGTCGCCCCGTTCTTCGTCGATGCTGACGCCGGATCACGATCCGGCAGCGGTCCAATCGGCGGATTGACCGTGGTCCGCTTTCCCAATAACCACCTGATCTACGCGCTGACGTGGTTTGCCCTGGCTTTCATGCTGGCCGGCCGGCTTTTCGTCACATTCCGCGGCGGGCTGTTCCGCCGCACACGCTTCGTCCACGAAACGGCCGGCGGCTCGGATGCCTCCGCTCGCAGGACGGGATCAGATGCTGGAACGATCGTCGAACCGACCTGACGACGGGAACACTTACGGCGAGCTCGCCGTCACGCTGCAATCGCAGGCGGACGCGCGCAGCGAGCTGATCGGCGCTGCCCCAACCGACGACGAGACCAACCGCAAGAATATGGCGCTGCTGATCCAGCTGCGCTGGACCGCGGTGGTCGGCCAGATCGTGACGATCGGCGGCGTGCATTTCTGGCTCGGCATTCCCCTGCCCCTCACCCGCATGGGCGCGGTGATCGGCGCGCTGGTGCTGCTCAATGTCTCGAGCCTGGTCTGGGTGCGCCATCGCGCCGCGATCACCAACAACGAGCTCCTGGTCGCGCTGATGCTGGATGTCGCCGCGCTGACCGCGCAACTCTACCTCAGCGGCGGCGCCACCAATCCCTTCACCTCGCTGTTCCTGCTCCAGGTCACGCTCGGCGCGGTGCTGCTCGATGCTCGCTCGACCTGGTCGCTGGTGGCGCTGAGCTGCGCGAGCTTCGTCTGGCTGACGATGGCCTACCGGCCGCTCGATCTGCCGCCGAATCCGCTGAGCGAGACCTATACGCTCACCGTCACCGGCATGCTGCTGGGCTTCATCCTCAACGCCGTGCTGCTGGTCGTGTTCGTCACCCGCATCAACAGGAATTTGCGCGAGCGCGATGCGCATCTGGCGGCGCTGCGCCAGCACGCCGCCGAGCAGGATCACATCGTCCGTATGGGCCTGCTCGCCTCCGGCGCGGCGCACGAGCTCGGCACCCCGCTCGCCTCGCTCTCGGTCATCCTCAGCGACTGGCGCCGCATGCCGGATCTCGCCGCCGATCGGGAGCTTGCCGAGGACCTCACCGAGATGGAAACCTCGCTGCAACGCTGCAAGACCATCGTGACGGGCATTCTGGTCTCGGCCGGCGAAGCGCGCGGCGAGGGATCCTCGCCGACGACGGTGACGGCCTTCGTCACTGCGCTGGTCGAAGAATGGCGCGACGCTCGCTCGGCGCGCACCCTGTATTTCGTCAACACCTTTGGCGAGGACGTCGCGATCGTCTCGGACATCGCGCTGAAGCAGGTGATCTTCAACGTGCTCGACAATGCCTATGAAGTTTCGCGCGAGTGGGTGGAGCTGGTCGCCGAACGCGAAGGCGACAATCTGGTGCTCTCGATCAGCGACCGCGGCCCGGGCTTCGCACCGGAAATGCTGGCGCAGCTCGGAAAACCCTATCAGTCGAGCAAGGGCCGCGCCGGCGGTGGGCTCGGCCTGTTCCTGGTGGTCAACGTGGTGCGCAAGCTGGGTGGCGGCGTGACGGCCGAGAACCACAGGAAACGTGGCGCTACCGTCCGCCTGACGCTGCCGCTCGCTACACTCGCGATCGGAGGCAGCTTTGACGCCTGACCGCTCGCTCATCGTCGTCGAGGACGACGAAGGTTTTGCGCGCACCCTGAAACGCTCGTTCGAGCGCCGCGGCTATGAGGTCGTGCTCGCGGCTTCGATCGAAGACGTCAGGAAGGTTCTGGAGGAGCGATCCTTCGGCTATGCGGTGGTCGACCTCAAGCTCGGCGGCGCCTCCGGTCTTGCCTGTGTCGAGCTGCTGCACACCCACGACGAAGAGATGCTGATCGTGGTGCTGACGGGCTTTGCCAGCATCTCGACCGCCGTCGAGGCGATCAAGCTCGGCGCCTGTCACTACCTCGCCAAGCCTTCCAACACCGACGACATCGAAGCCGCCTTCACCAAGGCTGAAGGCAATGCCGAGGTTGCGCTCGACGTGCGGCCGACCTCGATCAAGACGCTTGAATGGGAGCGCATCCACCAGACGCTGATCGAGACGGATTTCAACATCTCGGAAGCGGCAAGGCGGCTGGGCATGCACCGGCGTACGCTGGCACGAAAGCTCGAGAAGCGGCCGGTGAAGTGAGCGATTCGCTAACGCGGATGGAAAACACTCATCCGGGCTGATGACCTCTTAGCCATGCATCACTAGACTGTCGAATGCGGCGGCTGACGGCCGCCGCCAGTGCTGCAAC
Encoded proteins:
- a CDS encoding SURF1 family protein encodes the protein MSDLVSPEDNDVRGPAKAARPSLWLTALSLTAFVVLIALGVWQVERRAWKLALIDRVEQRVHAAAQPIPARAAWPAITAAGDEYRHVSVSGRFLHDRETLVQAVTEEGPGYWVLTPLQRSDGTLVLINRGFVPSERRDPSTRQAGNPDGQIEVTGLLRITEPKGGFLRDNVPQHNRWYSRDVAAIAAARDLTNVAPFFVDADAGSRSGSGPIGGLTVVRFPNNHLIYALTWFALAFMLAGRLFVTFRGGLFRRTRFVHETAGGSDASARRTGSDAGTIVEPT
- the cyoC gene encoding cytochrome o ubiquinol oxidase subunit III; this translates as MTVAINPSQTGEPVFYLADEHPHPEGYSTSLGFWIYLMSDCLIFAMLFAAFGVLGANYAAGPAPKDLFDLNLVAVNTSMLLLSSITYGFAMLTMQQNKVGQTQMWLAITGLFGVAFISIELTEFAHMIHEGATPQRSAFLSSFFTLVGTHGLHVSCGLIWLVTLMVQVWRFGLIEANRRRLMCLSMFWHFLDVVWIGVFTFVYLLGVLR
- a CDS encoding response regulator transcription factor → MTPDRSLIVVEDDEGFARTLKRSFERRGYEVVLAASIEDVRKVLEERSFGYAVVDLKLGGASGLACVELLHTHDEEMLIVVLTGFASISTAVEAIKLGACHYLAKPSNTDDIEAAFTKAEGNAEVALDVRPTSIKTLEWERIHQTLIETDFNISEAARRLGMHRRTLARKLEKRPVK
- the cyoD gene encoding cytochrome o ubiquinol oxidase subunit IV, whose product is MNTDTHAAHAGDHHHDTGHAHSTFSGYMLGFVLSVVLTAIPFWLVMSGTLPSKQITALVIMAFAVVQIVVHMIYFLHMSPKSENGWSMMALIFTIVMVVIALSGSLWVMNHLNSNMMPIHEMTGMK
- a CDS encoding ATP-binding protein — encoded protein: MLERSSNRPDDGNTYGELAVTLQSQADARSELIGAAPTDDETNRKNMALLIQLRWTAVVGQIVTIGGVHFWLGIPLPLTRMGAVIGALVLLNVSSLVWVRHRAAITNNELLVALMLDVAALTAQLYLSGGATNPFTSLFLLQVTLGAVLLDARSTWSLVALSCASFVWLTMAYRPLDLPPNPLSETYTLTVTGMLLGFILNAVLLVVFVTRINRNLRERDAHLAALRQHAAEQDHIVRMGLLASGAAHELGTPLASLSVILSDWRRMPDLAADRELAEDLTEMETSLQRCKTIVTGILVSAGEARGEGSSPTTVTAFVTALVEEWRDARSARTLYFVNTFGEDVAIVSDIALKQVIFNVLDNAYEVSREWVELVAEREGDNLVLSISDRGPGFAPEMLAQLGKPYQSSKGRAGGGLGLFLVVNVVRKLGGGVTAENHRKRGATVRLTLPLATLAIGGSFDA
- the cyoB gene encoding cytochrome o ubiquinol oxidase subunit I, giving the protein MSPDLLKLIFGRLGLDSLPLHEPILVGTFVMVALGGGALFAGVTYFRLWGYLWREWFTTVDHKRIGIMYMILGIVMLLRGFADALMMRAQQALAFNGSEGFLPAHHYDQVFTAHGVIMIFFVAMPLVTGLMNYVVPLQIGARDVSFPFLNNFSFWMTVGGAVLVMASLFIGEFARTGWLAYPPLSNIGYSPDVGVDYYIWALQVAGVGTTLSGINLICTIVKLRCPGMTMMKMPVFTWTALCTNILIVASFPVLTVVLALLSLDRYVGTNFFTNDFGGSPMMYVNLIWIWGHPEVYILVLPAFGIFSEVTSTFSGKRLFGYTSMVYATVVITILSYLVWLHHFFTMGSGASVNSFFGITTMIISIPTGAKMFNWLFTMYRGRIRFELPMLWTIAFMLTFVLGGMTGVLLAVPPADFVLHNSLFLIAHFHNVIIGGVVFGAFAGINYWFPKAFGFRLDPFWGKLSFWFWVTGFYMAFMPLYVLGLMGVTRRLRVFDDPSLQIWFVIAAIGAGLVALGIGCMLIQFAVSFLKREQLKDVTGDPWDARTLEWATSSPPPDYNFAFTPVVHDNDAWWDMKKRGYQRPLTGFKPIHMPSSTGTGVILAGFATAMGFGLIWYMWWLAAASFIAMLAVGIGHTFNYHRDFDIPADDVIRTEDARTKLLAGVK